CTCCGCCGCCTGGGCTAGCGAGCTTTGAGGAGCTGGAGGCGGTGCGCCGGGAACTCGGCCCTGGGGTCAACGCCTTCCTGCGCCTTTTGGGGATGAGCAAGGGCGCCTACTACCGGCGAAAGCGGAAGGGGCACGAAGACCAGGAGGGGGTGCCTGGGGCGAAGGGCTCCTGTCAGCGCCCTTGCCCTAAGCGGGAGGCTATTCGGGATCAGGCGCGCCAGGTGGCCCTGACCTTTCCCACCTACGGCTACCGCAAGGTCTGGGCGGAGCTTTTGCGCCGGGGGGTGGTGGCCACGGAGAGCACCGTCTACCGGGTGCTCCAGGGGGAGGGGCTCTTGCTCCCGAGGAAGGGGGGAAGGCGGAAAGACCCGGGCCAAGGAGGAGAACCCGAGCCCCCAAGCCCGAGCGGGTGGGCCTGGTGCTCAGCGCCGACGGTACCCTGTGGCGGCTGGTGGAGGGCAAGGGGAGCTCAGGCCTTGGGGGCTATCGCATTCTCAACGTGATCGAGGAGGAGAGCCGCAACCTCTTGGCCAGCGTGGCGGGAAGGGGAAACCGCGAGGCTGGCCAAGGAGGCGGTGGAGCGGGCCCGGGAGGAGGTCAGGAGGCTCGGGCTGCCCACCACGGGGCTCTTGCTTCGCACGGATCGGGGTTCGGCGTTCCAGTCGGAGCTTTGCGGTATCCTTTTCTTGAAGCACTACAGTATCTCGAACTAGAATGGGCACGACTTATGGCACCCTTTGGTTTGACTGTCCTGAACCAGATCCCTGCTGAGCTCGTTCAGGATTTCCTCTTAGGCCGTCTCAACCTGAGCGGTGGAGTGTTACGCTGGGCCGCGGGCACTGGAAGGGGAGGGCA
This genomic interval from Meiothermus sp. Pnk-1 contains the following:
- a CDS encoding IS3 family transposase; this encodes MRRELGPGVNAFLRLLGMSKGAYYRRKRKGHEDQEGVPGAKGSCQRPCPKREAIRDQARQVALTFPTYGYRKVWAELLRRGVVATESTVYRVLQGEGLLLPRKGGRRKDPGQGGEPEPPSPSGWAWCSAPTVPCGGWWRARGAQALGAIAFST